The DNA region TACTGCTGCCTTTCTTGGAACCATCTTATTTGCTGCAGTTTATTTGTATCGATACCACATCGCTCAATCTGCACCGCTCCAATTAAAAGAATATCAAAATGCAATGAAAATTGCAGAACAAGAACAAGCACTTTATTTGAGTGAAAAAGGAGATCAGATTGATGAAAATAATGTGGAATTATTACCTGCTGGTCAATATGAAGAAGGCAAAACCATTTTTAAAACTGCATGTGCAGTTTGTCATGGAGATAAAGGACAAGGATTGGTTGGCCCAAATTTGACTGATGACTATTGGATTCATGGTGGTTCTGTGAAAGAAATTTTTACTGTAATAAAATATGGTGTGATGGATAAAGGCATGCGAAACTGGAAAGATGAATATGGCCCAAATCAAATTGCACAATTGACGAGTTATATAAAATCTCTAAAAGGAACGAATCCTCCCGGTGCAAAAGATGCACAAGGAACTTTATATACAGAAGCAACACCTGCAAAAACGGATGTTAATCAAGATACTTCGAAAACTACCAAATAGATGAACCTTGATGATCTTCAGGAAGGATCCGGATTTAGAGACAGAATCAGTTCGGTTGACGAGGAAGGTAGCCGAAAGTGGATCTTTGCCAGTAAGGTCAGCGGGCGTTTTTATAATTACAGAAATTACAGTTCGTTTGTTTACCTGATTCTCTTTTTTGCAATTCCATTTATTTGGGTACACAATCAACCCTTAGTATTATTTAATATACTAGAAGGTAAGTTTATTTTATTTAGCAAGATTTTTTGGCCTAATGATTTTTTCATTTTTGCGGTGGCCATGATCACATTTATCATTTTTATTGCCTTATTTACGGTTATTTACGGTCGTTTATTTTGTGGTTGGGCTTGTCCTCAAACCATTTTCATGGAAATGGTTTTCCGAAAAATTGAATGGTTGATTGAAGGTTCACCCGGACAACAAAAACTGCTGCAGTCAAAATCCTGGACGAGTGAATGGTGGATTAAAAAATCTTTAAAACATTTTATTTTTCTTGCATTTTCATTTCTTATAGCCAATACCTTTTTAGCCTACATCATCGGGATCGATCAGTTATATAAAATAATACTGAAACCCATTTCAGAAAACATCGGCCTTCTTAGTGGATTAATTGTATTTACGCTCTTATTTTATGGAGTGTTTGCATTTGTCCGTGATATTATTTGCACCACTGTTTGCCCATACGGACGTCTTCAGAGTGTGCTTTTTGACAAAGACACCATGCAAATTTCTTACGATTATACAAGAGGCGAACCCAGAGAACGCCTCCATAAAAATCAACAACGAACCCAAGGAGATTGCGTGGACTGTATGAAATGTGTTCAGGTTTGTCCAACAGGCATTGACATTCGCAATGGAGTACAAATGGAATGCGTTGGTTGTACCGCATGCATTGATGCCTGCGATGAAGTAATGGATAAGGTGGGATTTAAAAGAGGATTAATAAGATATGCATCTGAGAATGAAATATCCCGAAAAACCAGTTTTAAATTCAATAACCGCATGAAAGCATATACTGCCTTGCTCAGTATTTTAATTCTTGCGATGGTCGTTTTAATTGCAACCCGAAATACCATAGATGCCTATGTTCAACGCGTTCCCGGACAATTATATCAGGAGGTTAATGATTCACTGATCACCAATTTATACACTGTAAAGTTTATAAACAAAAGCAGGGACACTCAAACAATGGATATCAAATTAGCAAATTATAACGGAAACATTCAGCTCATTGGAAATCACGAAATTAAAATTAACCCAGAATCTGTTTCTGAATATGAGTTCTTTATTGGCTTATCAAAAGATCAGGTACTTAAAAGAAGTAATGAAATCAAGTTAAATATATTACAAGGCAGTGATTTGATCCATACATTAAAAACTAATTTTTTAGGACCATTTAAATAATCAATATGAGTTGGGGATATAAAATATTATTAGCCTATGCCTTATTCTTTGTGATGATCATCACTTTCTTATACATAGCATCTCAACAAACCAATGAAATGCTGGAAACGAATTACTATGAAAAAGAAATTCAATTTCAAAAAATTCTCAACGGATCGGATAATCTCAATGTTTTAAATGAATCTATCAATTTAAAGTTAACCAGTGAGCAACTTGAAATTAACTTTCCAAAAGAAGGCATAAAGGACCAGCCTCTTATTCATTTAGAATTTATTAAAATGTCGGATCAAAGCAAAGATTTTAATTTAGATCTCAAGACAAATGAAAACGGTCAAATTATAATTCCCACCGAAAAATTCAGTAAAGGCTATTACAGACTTCAGATGCAATGGGAATCAAATGGAAAACCTTATGTGTATAGGGATCAATTTAAATTTTTAGAAGCATGAACCTTTACGAAGCACTGGTAGCCGGTTTTTTAATGGGCTTGATGGGAAGTCTTCACTGCATCGGAATGTGCGGTCCATTGGCTCTAGGAGTGGTCGGATTGCAAACTGATCCAAAGAAAAAACTGCGGACTGCATTAGAATATAATTTTGGTCGGGCAGTTTCATATACAGCCATGGGTGCAATCCTTGGTTTAATTGGAAATCAGGTTTCAATGGCAGGTTTTCAACAATATCTTTCCATCGGATGTGGGCTTTTTATTTTGCTACTTTTTGTTTTACCCTATATTTCAAAAAATAAAACCAGCATTCTTCAATCCTGGAATCAGAAAATACAAAACTTACTGAATGTTCAATTTACCAAAAAACAAAGTCCCCTGTTCCATTTTGAATTAGGCCTTATCAATGCCTGGTTACCTTGTGGATTGGTATATCTCGCATTGGCAGCTGCTTTGGCATCGGGAACTTTCATTGCTTCATGTACCATTATGTTTTTGTTTGGCTTGGGTACGATTCCATTGATGCTAAGCTTACAACTATTAGGAAATTACATTAACCTGCAATGGCGTCAAAAATTGACCAAAGCAATTCCCGTATTTATACTATTGTCTTCCTCTTTACTAATTCTACGAGGTATGAATCTCGGAATACCTCTTATTAGCCCGGTTGTTGAATCAACTGGAACCTGCATTAAACACTGTTGCAAACATTAATTAAATCTCATAAAATATTCATCATGATAGAAATATTAAAAGAATCAAAAGTAGGCGAAGTAGTCGCTTCAAATTTTAAGGTAGCTGAGGTCTTTGAAAAATATGGCATTGATTTTTGCTGTAAAGGTGGAATGAGTCTGGATGCAGCTTGCCAAAGTAAAAACATCGATTCAGAAAAATTTATCAAAGATTTGAAATCTACATTATTAATGAGATCCGATTCAACACAAAATTTTTTGGATTGGCCACTGGATTTATTAGCTGATTACATTGAAAAGAAACACCATAGATACATTCGTGAGAAAACGCCTATGATCCAAACGTATTTGACCAAATTGGTAAATGCTCATGGAAGTCGTTACCCACAATTGATGGAGGTTCAAGAACTCTTTGATCAATCAGTTCTGGATATGCATGTCCATATGCGAAAAGAGGAAATGATCCTGTTTCCATACATTCGCAATAAAGTACAAACCATTGTAAATTCAGGATCAGACAATGTGTTTTCCAGCATACAAACACCTGTGAATATTCTCATGCAAGACCATGAAATTGAAGGATCCCGTTTTGAAAAAATTTCAATGCTTACTAATCACTACGAACCACCTACAGCTGCTTGTATAACCCATAAGGTGTGTCTCTCTATGCTAAAAGAATTTGAAATGGATCTTCATCATCACATTCATCTTGAAAACAATATTTTATTTCCTAAAGCAATTGCATTGGAAAATTGAGAGAAAGGGCATTAAAATTACTGATTCAAGGGTTTAACTGATAATAATTCTAATTTCTTTAGGTTTAGGGGTATAAAACAATTGGCTTACAATTGAATCCAAAATAAATTACTAGTACTCAAAATGCTTTCATTTGAAGATATAAAGTCACCAATAAAAACTGAAATTATATAATCAGCAAGAATTTTAAATCACCGAACAAGAAAGTAAAATTAAAAACAGCAGTCCAAGGGCGATTCGATACCAGCCAAACACCCCAAAGCCATGCTGTTTCAAATGTCTGATTAAAAAGCGAACTGCAATCCAGGCAGAAATAAAGGCACCTATTAATCCAACGCTTAACAAAGTGAGTTGCTCACTATTAAAATGTAATGGTGTTTTTAATAAATCGTAGGTAGTTGCAGCCAACATGGTTGGAACTGCTAATAAAAATGAAAATTCGGTGGCTTGATTTCTATTCAAACCATTGAAAATTCCCCCTATAATACTTGCACCGGCTCTTGAAACACCG from Saprospiraceae bacterium includes:
- the ccoG gene encoding cytochrome c oxidase accessory protein CcoG — encoded protein: MNLDDLQEGSGFRDRISSVDEEGSRKWIFASKVSGRFYNYRNYSSFVYLILFFAIPFIWVHNQPLVLFNILEGKFILFSKIFWPNDFFIFAVAMITFIIFIALFTVIYGRLFCGWACPQTIFMEMVFRKIEWLIEGSPGQQKLLQSKSWTSEWWIKKSLKHFIFLAFSFLIANTFLAYIIGIDQLYKIILKPISENIGLLSGLIVFTLLFYGVFAFVRDIICTTVCPYGRLQSVLFDKDTMQISYDYTRGEPRERLHKNQQRTQGDCVDCMKCVQVCPTGIDIRNGVQMECVGCTACIDACDEVMDKVGFKRGLIRYASENEISRKTSFKFNNRMKAYTALLSILILAMVVLIATRNTIDAYVQRVPGQLYQEVNDSLITNLYTVKFINKSRDTQTMDIKLANYNGNIQLIGNHEIKINPESVSEYEFFIGLSKDQVLKRSNEIKLNILQGSDLIHTLKTNFLGPFK
- a CDS encoding FixH family protein, which produces MSWGYKILLAYALFFVMIITFLYIASQQTNEMLETNYYEKEIQFQKILNGSDNLNVLNESINLKLTSEQLEINFPKEGIKDQPLIHLEFIKMSDQSKDFNLDLKTNENGQIIIPTEKFSKGYYRLQMQWESNGKPYVYRDQFKFLEA
- a CDS encoding sulfite exporter TauE/SafE family protein codes for the protein MNLYEALVAGFLMGLMGSLHCIGMCGPLALGVVGLQTDPKKKLRTALEYNFGRAVSYTAMGAILGLIGNQVSMAGFQQYLSIGCGLFILLLFVLPYISKNKTSILQSWNQKIQNLLNVQFTKKQSPLFHFELGLINAWLPCGLVYLALAAALASGTFIASCTIMFLFGLGTIPLMLSLQLLGNYINLQWRQKLTKAIPVFILLSSSLLILRGMNLGIPLISPVVESTGTCIKHCCKH
- the ric gene encoding iron-sulfur cluster repair di-iron protein: MIEILKESKVGEVVASNFKVAEVFEKYGIDFCCKGGMSLDAACQSKNIDSEKFIKDLKSTLLMRSDSTQNFLDWPLDLLADYIEKKHHRYIREKTPMIQTYLTKLVNAHGSRYPQLMEVQELFDQSVLDMHVHMRKEEMILFPYIRNKVQTIVNSGSDNVFSSIQTPVNILMQDHEIEGSRFEKISMLTNHYEPPTAACITHKVCLSMLKEFEMDLHHHIHLENNILFPKAIALEN